One stretch of Melospiza georgiana isolate bMelGeo1 chromosome 28, bMelGeo1.pri, whole genome shotgun sequence DNA includes these proteins:
- the LOC131094278 gene encoding transmembrane ascorbate-dependent reductase CYB561, translated as MDAAPPPPSPSGLSAYVAVSQLLGLTLLGTTGAWLGRYRGGVAWHSPLQFNTHPLCMVLGMVFLQGDALLVYRVFRHEAKRSTKALHALLHGLALVIALVGIIAVFESHRAKGIPDMYSLHSWCGMATFVLYLLQWFLGCGFFLFPGASFSLRGWYKPQHIFFGITLFILSITSCLLGITEMLLFNISDSYSHFVPEGILANTLGVLLVAFGLVVGYVLTREEWKRPPLAEELALSMDFKTLTEGESPGGGSQ; from the exons ATGGatgcggccccgccgccccccagccccagcggGCTCTCGGCGTACGTGGCCGTGTCGCAGCTGCTGGGCCTGACCCTCCTGGGCACCACCGGTGCCTGGCTGGGCCGCTACCGGGGCGGCgtggcctggcacagccccctgCAGTTCAACACCCACCCCCTGTGCATGGTGCTGGGCATGGTGTTCCTCCAAGGTGACG CTCTCCTGGTGTACCGGGTGTTCAGGCATGAGGCCAAGCGTTCTACCAAGGCCCTGCACGCGTTGCTCCACGGCCTGGCCCTGGTCATTGCTCTCGTGg GCATCATCGCTGTGTTCGAGTCCCACCGGGCTAAGGGCATCCCTGACATGTACAGCCTGCACTCCTGGTGTGGGATGGCCACCTTTGTGCTCTACCTCCTGCAG TGGTTCCTGGGCTGTGGTTTCTTTCTGTTCCCTGGTGCTTCCTTCTCGCTGAGAGGGTGGTACAAGCCCCAGCACATCTTCTTTGGCATCACCCTCTTCATCCTCTCCATCACCTCCTGCTTGTTGGGCATTACTGAGATGCTCCTCTTCAACATCAG CGATTCCTACAGCCACTTTGTGCCTGAGGGCATCCTGGCCAAcaccctgggggtgctgctggtggccttTGGGCTGGTGGTGGGCTACGTGCTGACACGGGAGGAGTGGAAGCGCCCACCACTGGCAGAGGAGCTGGCCCTGTCCATGGACTTCAAGACCCTGACAGAAGGAGAGAGCCCTGGTGGTGGCAGCCAGTGa